The Agromyces sp. LHK192 genome includes a window with the following:
- a CDS encoding glucose 1-dehydrogenase, with amino-acid sequence MTGTGLPDFSLDGRVAIVTGGARGIGEAYVRALHAAGASVVVADVLDEPGSALAAELGDRARFEHLDVTDEDGWAAVVAGTLEAFGAVDVLVNNAGIANSAPIEHFTLAKWDAVIGVNLTGTFLGCRAVVPAMKAAGRGSIINVSSVEGLRGSPHLHGYTASKFGVRGLTKGLAVELGPSGIRVNSVHPGFIRTEMTTRIDPDRLDIPLGRPGDPADVAGTIVFLASDASAFTSGAEFVVDGGMVTAIAHR; translated from the coding sequence GTGACGGGCACGGGCCTGCCCGACTTCAGCCTCGACGGCCGCGTCGCGATCGTGACGGGCGGCGCCCGCGGCATCGGCGAGGCCTACGTGCGGGCGCTGCACGCGGCCGGGGCATCCGTCGTCGTCGCCGACGTGCTCGACGAGCCGGGTTCCGCGCTCGCCGCGGAGCTCGGCGATAGGGCGCGGTTCGAGCACCTCGACGTGACCGACGAGGACGGGTGGGCGGCGGTCGTGGCCGGAACGCTCGAGGCGTTCGGCGCGGTCGACGTGCTCGTCAACAACGCGGGCATCGCGAACTCGGCGCCGATCGAGCACTTCACGCTCGCGAAGTGGGACGCCGTGATCGGCGTGAACCTCACGGGCACGTTCCTCGGCTGCCGCGCGGTGGTGCCGGCCATGAAGGCCGCCGGCCGCGGCTCGATCATCAACGTCTCGTCGGTCGAGGGCCTGCGCGGCAGCCCGCACCTGCACGGGTACACCGCGTCGAAGTTCGGGGTGCGCGGGCTCACCAAGGGGCTCGCGGTCGAGCTCGGACCGAGCGGCATCCGCGTGAACTCGGTGCATCCGGGGTTCATCCGCACGGAGATGACGACGCGGATCGACCCGGATCGGCTCGACATCCCGCTCGGCCGACCGGGAGATCCGGCGGATGTCGCGGGCACCATCGTCTTCCTCGCGTCGGATGCCTCGGCGTTCACGTCGGGCGCCGAGTTCGTCGTCGACGGCGGCATGGTGACGGCGATCGCGCATCGCTGA
- a CDS encoding NADPH:quinone oxidoreductase family protein: MTTPPVVPETMRAWRVTRTGEPEEVLELHDVPVPAPGPGQVLVRTSAVAINFPDVLLARGQYQVRPEPPFVPGIELSGEVVAVGASPASATDASGGTDASAYAGAHAASDPGADASARALAVGDRVVGSEIGVLSEYAVLPAEAVRLAPDALDDEAAAALTIAYQTAWFGLHRRAALQAGEWLLVHAAAGGVGVAAVQLGVAAGARVIGVVGSEAKAEVARQAGAEVVLVRGRDDLVASVKEATGGHGVDVVFDPVGGDAYTASTKCIALEGRIVVVGFAGGEIQQVAANHALIKNYSVLGLHWALYQQQRPDLVDEAHAELVRLAAEGAIAPVVDVVPFADAPAAVQRLAGGATTGRIVVRVAS, translated from the coding sequence ATGACCACACCCCCCGTCGTTCCCGAGACCATGCGCGCGTGGCGCGTGACGCGCACCGGAGAGCCCGAGGAGGTGCTCGAACTCCACGACGTGCCGGTTCCGGCCCCTGGGCCGGGCCAGGTGCTCGTGCGCACGAGCGCGGTCGCGATCAACTTCCCCGACGTGTTGCTCGCGCGCGGCCAGTACCAGGTGCGGCCCGAGCCGCCCTTCGTGCCGGGCATCGAGCTGAGCGGCGAGGTCGTCGCGGTGGGCGCGTCGCCCGCGAGCGCGACGGATGCCTCGGGCGGCACGGATGCCTCGGCGTACGCGGGTGCGCATGCCGCTTCGGACCCCGGCGCGGATGCCTCGGCGCGCGCCCTCGCCGTCGGCGACCGCGTTGTCGGGTCGGAGATCGGCGTGCTCTCGGAGTACGCCGTGCTGCCGGCCGAGGCCGTGCGGCTCGCGCCGGACGCCCTGGACGACGAGGCCGCGGCCGCGCTCACCATCGCGTACCAGACCGCCTGGTTCGGCCTGCATCGGCGGGCTGCCCTGCAAGCCGGCGAATGGCTGCTCGTGCATGCCGCGGCCGGCGGTGTCGGCGTCGCGGCGGTGCAACTCGGCGTGGCCGCCGGCGCCCGCGTCATCGGCGTGGTCGGCAGCGAGGCGAAGGCCGAGGTCGCCCGACAGGCCGGTGCCGAGGTGGTGCTCGTCCGCGGACGAGACGACCTCGTGGCATCCGTGAAGGAGGCGACCGGCGGCCACGGCGTCGACGTCGTGTTCGACCCGGTCGGCGGCGACGCCTACACGGCCTCGACGAAGTGCATCGCGCTCGAGGGCCGCATCGTCGTCGTCGGGTTCGCGGGCGGCGAGATCCAGCAGGTCGCGGCGAACCACGCGCTCATCAAGAACTACTCGGTGCTCGGCCTGCACTGGGCGCTCTACCAGCAGCAGCGGCCCGACCTCGTCGACGAGGCGCATGCCGAGCTCGTGCGGCTCGCCGCCGAGGGTGCGATCGCGCCAGTCGTCGACGTCGTGCCGTTCGCCGACGCGCCCGCGGCCGTGCAGCGACTCGCGGGCGGCGCCACCACGGGGCGCATCGTCGTGCGGGTCGCGTCGTGA
- a CDS encoding TetR/AcrR family transcriptional regulator, whose translation MKDVNVADEVTRAAVDLFASQGYANTSVQQIVEAAGVTKGAMYHYFESKDDLLFAIYDRMLTLQKSRLDEIISHGGEVDEVLRTVCVDVIETSIDFLPEGTVFFRSMHMLTAPRQQEVTRRRRDYHDTFAALIERGQDQGLFRTDIPHPVLIAHFFSDVHYLSHWYSPEGPESKSLVASQITDLFLTSIRSTG comes from the coding sequence ATGAAGGACGTCAACGTCGCCGACGAGGTCACGCGTGCAGCGGTCGACCTGTTCGCCAGCCAGGGCTATGCCAACACCAGTGTCCAGCAGATCGTGGAGGCCGCCGGGGTCACCAAGGGCGCGATGTACCACTACTTCGAGTCGAAGGACGACCTGCTCTTCGCGATCTACGACCGCATGCTGACGCTGCAGAAGTCGCGGCTCGACGAGATCATCTCGCACGGCGGCGAAGTCGACGAGGTGCTGCGCACGGTGTGCGTCGACGTCATCGAGACGTCGATCGACTTCCTGCCCGAGGGCACCGTGTTCTTCCGCAGCATGCACATGCTGACCGCGCCTCGCCAGCAGGAGGTCACGCGCCGACGTCGCGACTACCACGACACCTTCGCGGCCCTGATCGAACGCGGCCAGGACCAGGGGCTGTTCCGCACCGACATCCCGCACCCGGTGCTCATCGCCCACTTCTTCAGCGACGTGCACTACCTCTCGCACTGGTACTCACCCGAGGGCCCCGAGTCGAAGTCGCTCGTCGCCAGCCAGATCACCGACCTCTTCCTCACCAGCATCAGGAGCACCGGATGA
- a CDS encoding SDR family oxidoreductase, translating into MQRFEGSVALITGGSRGIGFAVARRLVAEGASVVLTGRKQDSLDAAVAGLRELGADGTGADPARASGVAGKADDPEHRAAVFAHIAETHGRLDHLVNNAGINPVYGPLRDVDLAAARKILEVNVFATLEWTRDAVGAGLTTSVVNLSSISALAASPGIAFYGISKAAVVNLTMQLAHELAPGIRVNAVAPAVIKTAFATALYEGREAEVAAEYPLARLGEPDDVAGPVAFLLSDDAAWITGQTMPIDGGALMRPAG; encoded by the coding sequence GTGCAGCGATTCGAGGGCAGCGTCGCCCTGATCACCGGCGGCAGCCGCGGCATCGGGTTCGCCGTGGCGCGGCGGCTCGTGGCGGAGGGGGCATCCGTCGTCCTCACCGGACGCAAGCAGGACTCGCTCGACGCGGCCGTCGCCGGGCTGCGCGAGCTCGGAGCAGACGGGACCGGAGCAGACCCGGCCCGCGCGAGCGGTGTCGCGGGCAAGGCCGACGACCCGGAGCACCGCGCCGCGGTCTTCGCCCACATCGCCGAGACGCACGGCCGCCTCGACCACCTCGTGAACAACGCCGGCATCAACCCCGTGTACGGTCCGCTCCGCGACGTCGACCTCGCGGCGGCCCGCAAGATCCTCGAGGTCAACGTCTTCGCGACGCTCGAGTGGACGCGTGACGCCGTCGGCGCCGGCTTGACCACCTCGGTCGTGAACCTGTCGTCGATCTCGGCGCTCGCCGCCAGCCCCGGCATCGCGTTCTACGGCATCTCGAAGGCCGCGGTCGTGAACCTGACCATGCAGCTCGCGCACGAGCTGGCGCCCGGCATCCGGGTCAACGCGGTCGCGCCCGCCGTCATCAAGACCGCGTTCGCGACCGCCCTGTACGAGGGCCGTGAGGCCGAGGTCGCTGCCGAGTACCCGCTCGCCCGCCTCGGCGAGCCCGACGACGTCGCCGGGCCCGTCGCGTTCCTGCTCTCCGACGACGCCGCGTGGATCACCGGTCAGACGATGCCGATCGACGGTGGCGCGCTGATGCGCCCTGCCGGGTGA
- a CDS encoding nitrate/nitrite transporter — MWLVWTIGVVGYALSVTNRTSLSSVGVDAAVRFDADASALSLFAVIQLAVYGGMQIPVGLMLDRFGARPIITAGMLLMAAGQFVMAFADDLAVGILARVLIGAGDAAVFPSVLRLIATWFPERRAPFLVQMTGILGQTGQIVSIIPLAALLHATSWSVAFGSLAGLGLLFAALVFAMIRNHPPGRTQDVSVDTETGAIRVVTSAADLREGFVESWGHPATRLAFWSHFTTPFAGTAFVMLWGFPFLTAGEGLTPPVASLVVTAFVVFGMVAGPVIGALSSRHPMRRSMMLVLPTVAFQALAWLVVIVWPGPAPIWLLFVLAFALSTGGPASMIAFDHARTYNPSHRLSTATGIVNGGGFIAGLLAILFIGLAMDAQGAGSPDTYSLEAFRIAFLTQFPLWGLGAAFIIYERHRTRVHLGMTQPRAKRRDRDTGPDRDTGPDADASPDADAAPDADPDA, encoded by the coding sequence ATGTGGCTGGTGTGGACCATCGGCGTCGTCGGCTACGCGCTCTCGGTCACGAACCGCACGTCGCTGTCGTCGGTCGGCGTCGACGCCGCGGTCCGGTTCGACGCGGATGCCTCGGCGCTGTCGCTGTTCGCCGTCATCCAGCTCGCCGTGTACGGCGGCATGCAGATCCCCGTCGGCCTCATGCTCGACCGGTTCGGTGCGCGGCCGATCATCACCGCGGGCATGCTGCTCATGGCCGCGGGCCAGTTCGTCATGGCCTTCGCCGACGACCTCGCGGTCGGCATCCTCGCGCGCGTGCTCATCGGCGCCGGGGACGCCGCGGTGTTCCCGAGCGTGCTGCGCCTCATCGCGACCTGGTTCCCCGAACGCCGCGCCCCGTTCCTCGTGCAGATGACCGGCATCCTCGGCCAGACGGGGCAGATCGTGTCGATCATCCCGCTCGCGGCGCTCCTGCACGCCACCAGCTGGAGCGTCGCGTTCGGCAGCCTCGCGGGCCTCGGGCTCCTCTTCGCGGCGCTGGTCTTCGCGATGATCCGCAACCATCCCCCCGGCCGGACGCAGGACGTCTCGGTCGATACCGAGACCGGCGCGATCCGCGTCGTCACGAGCGCGGCCGACCTGCGTGAGGGGTTCGTGGAGTCGTGGGGCCACCCCGCGACCCGGCTCGCGTTCTGGTCGCACTTCACGACCCCGTTCGCGGGCACCGCGTTCGTCATGCTGTGGGGATTCCCGTTCCTCACCGCGGGCGAGGGGCTCACGCCGCCCGTCGCCTCCCTCGTCGTCACCGCGTTCGTCGTCTTCGGCATGGTCGCGGGTCCGGTGATCGGCGCGCTCTCGAGCCGGCATCCGATGCGGCGCTCGATGATGCTCGTCCTGCCGACGGTCGCGTTCCAGGCGCTCGCGTGGCTCGTGGTGATCGTGTGGCCGGGTCCGGCGCCGATCTGGCTGCTGTTCGTGCTCGCGTTCGCGCTCAGCACCGGCGGCCCGGCGTCGATGATCGCGTTCGACCACGCGCGCACGTACAACCCGAGTCACCGGCTCAGCACCGCGACGGGCATCGTCAACGGCGGCGGATTCATCGCGGGCCTGCTCGCGATCCTGTTCATCGGCCTCGCGATGGACGCCCAGGGCGCCGGCTCACCTGACACGTACTCGCTCGAGGCGTTCCGCATCGCGTTCCTCACCCAGTTCCCGCTGTGGGGCCTCGGCGCCGCGTTCATCATCTACGAGCGGCACCGCACCCGCGTGCACCTCGGCATGACGCAGCCGCGAGCGAAGCGACGCGACCGCGACACCGGGCCCGACCGCGACACCGGGCCCGACGCCGACGCCTCGCCGGACGCCGACGCCGCGCCGGACGCAGACCCCGACGCATGA
- a CDS encoding LacI family DNA-binding transcriptional regulator codes for MGDQARKRPTIEDVARESGVSRGTVSRVLNGGHWVSPDARTAVEAAIKKTGYRINPHARNLATARANSIAFLLTESHDRLFEDPNFSVLMRSAAAALAERDLPLVLLMAGSDDEQRRATEFIMGGHVDGALLVSSHRGREGFLADLVAAEVPIVACGVPLGYERKVGYVAADDYEGARDLVAYLRDSGRQAIATITGPSDTSGGTQRLEAYRVELGDAFDDRLVVEGDYSRTSGERGMRELIARGVPFDAVFAANDAMAAGALDVLREAGLRVPDDVAVAGFDDAPIAQRVEPELTTMRQPFDRIAREMVRLLLDVIDGQPAARMTMPTELVVRESA; via the coding sequence GTGGGAGACCAGGCGAGGAAGCGGCCGACGATCGAGGACGTCGCGCGCGAGTCGGGCGTCTCCCGCGGCACCGTGTCGCGCGTGCTCAACGGCGGGCACTGGGTCAGCCCCGACGCTCGCACGGCCGTCGAGGCCGCGATCAAGAAGACCGGCTACCGCATCAACCCGCACGCGCGGAACCTCGCGACCGCGCGGGCGAACTCGATCGCGTTCCTGCTCACGGAGTCGCACGACCGTCTGTTCGAGGACCCGAACTTCTCGGTGCTCATGCGCAGCGCCGCGGCCGCCCTCGCCGAGCGCGACCTGCCGCTCGTACTGCTGATGGCCGGCTCCGACGACGAGCAGCGCCGCGCGACCGAGTTCATCATGGGCGGGCACGTCGACGGCGCGCTGCTGGTGTCGTCGCACCGAGGTCGCGAGGGATTCCTCGCCGACCTCGTCGCGGCCGAGGTGCCGATCGTCGCGTGCGGCGTGCCCCTCGGCTACGAGCGCAAGGTCGGCTACGTCGCGGCCGACGACTACGAGGGCGCCCGAGATCTCGTCGCCTACCTGCGCGATTCCGGCCGGCAGGCCATCGCGACGATCACCGGCCCCTCCGACACCTCGGGCGGCACGCAGCGCCTCGAGGCGTACCGGGTCGAGCTCGGCGACGCGTTCGACGATCGGCTCGTGGTCGAGGGCGACTACTCCCGCACGAGCGGCGAACGCGGCATGCGCGAACTGATCGCGCGGGGCGTGCCGTTCGACGCCGTGTTCGCCGCCAACGACGCCATGGCCGCCGGAGCCCTCGACGTGCTCCGCGAGGCGGGGCTCCGCGTGCCCGATGACGTCGCGGTCGCCGGCTTCGACGACGCGCCCATCGCGCAGCGCGTCGAACCCGAGCTCACCACGATGCGCCAGCCCTTCGACCGCATCGCGCGCGAGATGGTGCGGCTGCTGCTCGACGTCATCGACGGGCAGCCGGCGGCGCGCATGACGATGCCGACCGAGCTCGTGGTGCGCGAGTCGGCCTAG
- a CDS encoding carbohydrate ABC transporter permease, translating to MPVSVAPTAVLLLGALYCLMPVAWVVIASTKDASELFSTFTFAPSTHLWDNLVELSSYRDGLYWRWMLNTALYAGVGSIVSTYISALSGFALAKYVFPGKDVVFKILLMGVLVPGVILAIPQYLMLAQFGLTNTYWSVLLPQIISPYGIYLARIYSAAAVPTEVVESARTEGAGELTIFHRIALPMMAPGLVTIFLFQFVAVWNNFMLPYIMLGDDRLFPITVGLSGLLNQGATVPAMYTLVITGALVSIVPLVVLFLVLQRYWRVDLAAGAVKA from the coding sequence ATGCCCGTGTCGGTCGCTCCGACCGCCGTGCTGCTGCTCGGAGCCCTCTACTGCCTGATGCCGGTCGCGTGGGTCGTGATCGCATCGACGAAGGATGCCTCCGAGCTGTTCTCGACGTTCACGTTCGCGCCGTCGACCCACCTGTGGGACAACCTCGTCGAGTTGAGCTCGTACCGCGACGGGCTGTACTGGCGATGGATGCTGAACACGGCGCTGTACGCCGGCGTCGGCTCGATCGTCTCGACGTACATCTCGGCACTCTCGGGATTCGCCCTCGCGAAGTACGTGTTCCCCGGCAAGGACGTCGTCTTCAAGATCCTGCTGATGGGCGTGCTCGTGCCCGGCGTCATCCTGGCGATCCCGCAGTACCTGATGCTCGCCCAGTTCGGCCTGACGAACACCTATTGGTCGGTGCTGCTCCCGCAGATCATCAGCCCGTACGGCATCTACCTCGCGCGCATCTACTCGGCCGCGGCCGTGCCCACCGAGGTCGTCGAGTCCGCGCGGACCGAGGGCGCCGGCGAGCTCACGATCTTCCACCGCATCGCGCTGCCGATGATGGCGCCCGGGCTCGTGACGATCTTCCTGTTCCAGTTCGTCGCCGTGTGGAACAACTTCATGCTGCCGTACATCATGCTCGGCGACGACCGGCTGTTCCCGATCACCGTCGGACTCTCGGGCCTGCTGAACCAGGGCGCCACCGTGCCCGCCATGTACACGCTCGTGATCACCGGCGCCCTCGTGTCGATCGTGCCGCTCGTCGTGCTCTTCCTCGTGCTGCAGCGGTACTGGCGCGTCGACCTCGCGGCGGGGGCGGTCAAGGCGTGA
- a CDS encoding carbohydrate ABC transporter permease, producing the protein MSASTRRRAALVPYAMLAPGIVLFVLFMAAPIVYTLVLSFQKEVVKGLGLGTGGKSLQFAGLENYVATLTDPEFAASVGRVLVYGLILVPTMLGLALLFALLLDARRTGTKTFSRTSIFLPYAVPAVISSLLWGFLYLPAVSPFYWVFDQLGWDVPSLLSPGLVVFAIANIGLWGGVGFNMIVMYTSLKAVPQEIYEAATIDGASEWQIAWRIKIPIIAPALVMTALFSMIATLQVFAEPTTLRPLTNSLSTSWSPLMLVYRDAFTRDDIYSASATSIIIAIATFAISFFFLRVVQRRAFGQED; encoded by the coding sequence ATGAGCGCCTCGACCAGGCGGCGTGCCGCCCTCGTGCCCTACGCGATGCTCGCACCCGGCATCGTGCTGTTCGTGCTGTTCATGGCCGCGCCGATCGTCTACACCCTCGTCCTCTCCTTCCAGAAGGAGGTCGTCAAGGGCCTCGGCCTCGGCACGGGCGGCAAGTCGCTGCAGTTCGCCGGCCTCGAGAACTACGTCGCGACCCTCACCGACCCCGAGTTCGCCGCGAGCGTCGGCCGGGTCCTCGTGTACGGCCTCATCCTGGTGCCGACCATGCTCGGCCTCGCGCTCCTGTTCGCGCTCCTGCTCGACGCCCGCCGTACCGGAACCAAGACGTTCTCGCGCACCTCGATCTTCCTGCCCTACGCCGTGCCCGCGGTGATTTCGTCGCTGCTCTGGGGGTTCCTCTACCTGCCGGCGGTCAGCCCGTTCTACTGGGTGTTCGACCAGCTCGGCTGGGACGTCCCCTCGCTGTTGTCGCCCGGCCTCGTCGTGTTCGCCATCGCCAACATCGGCCTCTGGGGCGGCGTCGGCTTCAACATGATCGTGATGTACACGTCGCTGAAGGCCGTGCCCCAGGAGATCTACGAGGCGGCCACCATCGACGGGGCATCCGAGTGGCAGATCGCCTGGCGCATCAAGATCCCGATCATCGCGCCCGCGCTCGTGATGACCGCCCTGTTCTCGATGATCGCCACGCTGCAGGTCTTCGCCGAACCGACGACCCTGCGGCCGCTGACCAACAGCCTCTCGACGAGCTGGTCGCCGCTCATGCTGGTCTACCGCGACGCGTTCACGCGCGACGACATCTACTCGGCGTCGGCGACGTCGATCATCATCGCGATCGCGACGTTCGCGATCTCCTTCTTCTTCCTTCGCGTCGTGCAGCGCCGCGCCTTCGGCCAGGAGGACTGA
- a CDS encoding ABC transporter substrate-binding protein, whose amino-acid sequence MRASFRIGAVAAVAAAALIMTGCSAGEGGSEGSADDPIELTYWTWAPNMDKVADVWNAEHPEIQVTVNKQDGGDPAITKLLTAIKAGSGAPDLIQAEYQKIPTLVASDAIADISGAGGSDVAGEFPAGVWDSVTLGGDAVYAIPQDTGPMMFFYRDDLFTQLGLTVPTTWDEYAETARALHAADPTKYLGTFSANDAGWFAGLSQQANAEWWSIDGEAWGVGIDEAPTQQVAEYWGGLVQEGVIDNKPMYTPEWNAALNDGTQAGWLGAVWGPGVLSGNAADTAGLWKAAPLPTWDGDASNGNWGGSSTAVTTQSKHAEAAVEFATWLNTHPEAVQALVDEAGIYPAATAAAAAVLTEAPEFFSNQPDFYDVAAEAAAVVAPFTYGPNVNVAFSAYNDEFAKAAEAKTVDAFLAAVTAMQQITVDDLESSGFTVAE is encoded by the coding sequence ATGCGTGCTTCATTCCGCATCGGCGCCGTGGCCGCCGTCGCCGCAGCCGCACTGATCATGACCGGCTGCTCCGCCGGCGAGGGCGGTTCGGAGGGGTCGGCCGACGACCCCATCGAGCTGACCTACTGGACCTGGGCGCCCAACATGGACAAGGTCGCCGACGTCTGGAACGCCGAGCACCCCGAGATCCAGGTCACCGTCAACAAGCAGGACGGCGGCGACCCCGCCATCACCAAGCTGCTCACCGCCATCAAGGCGGGCTCCGGAGCCCCCGACCTGATCCAGGCCGAGTATCAGAAGATCCCGACGCTCGTCGCATCCGACGCCATCGCCGATATCTCCGGTGCCGGCGGCTCGGACGTCGCAGGTGAGTTCCCCGCCGGCGTCTGGGACTCCGTCACCCTCGGCGGCGACGCGGTCTACGCGATCCCGCAGGACACCGGCCCCATGATGTTCTTCTACCGCGACGACCTCTTCACCCAGCTCGGCCTCACCGTGCCCACCACGTGGGACGAGTACGCCGAGACGGCCCGCGCGCTGCACGCCGCCGACCCGACCAAGTACCTCGGCACCTTCTCGGCCAACGACGCCGGCTGGTTCGCCGGTCTCTCGCAGCAGGCGAATGCCGAGTGGTGGTCGATCGACGGCGAGGCCTGGGGCGTCGGCATCGACGAGGCACCCACCCAGCAGGTCGCCGAGTACTGGGGCGGTCTCGTGCAGGAGGGCGTCATCGACAACAAGCCGATGTACACCCCCGAGTGGAATGCCGCGCTCAACGACGGCACGCAGGCCGGCTGGCTCGGCGCCGTCTGGGGCCCGGGCGTGCTCAGCGGCAACGCCGCCGACACCGCCGGTCTCTGGAAGGCGGCCCCGCTGCCCACGTGGGACGGCGACGCCTCGAACGGCAACTGGGGCGGTTCGTCGACCGCGGTCACGACCCAGTCGAAGCACGCCGAGGCCGCCGTCGAATTCGCGACCTGGCTGAACACCCACCCGGAGGCCGTGCAGGCGCTCGTCGACGAGGCCGGCATCTACCCCGCCGCGACCGCCGCCGCAGCCGCCGTGCTCACCGAGGCGCCGGAGTTCTTCAGCAACCAGCCCGACTTCTACGACGTCGCCGCCGAAGCCGCCGCCGTCGTGGCGCCCTTCACCTACGGCCCGAACGTGAACGTCGCGTTCAGCGCGTACAACGACGAGTTCGCGAAGGCCGCAGAGGCGAAGACGGTCGACGCCTTCCTCGCCGCGGTCACCGCGATGCAGCAGATCACCGTCGACGACCTCGAGTCGAGCGGGTTCACCGTCGCCGAGTGA